The Gallus gallus isolate bGalGal1 chromosome 33, bGalGal1.mat.broiler.GRCg7b, whole genome shotgun sequence genomic sequence agctcctgcacttctggctcttgctgggcatctacctggctgccctcctgggcaacggcctcatcagcacagccgtagcctgcgaccaccgcctgcacacccccatgtacttcttcctcctcaacctcgccctcctcgacctgggctgcatctccaccactctccccaaagccatggccaatgccctctggaacaccaggcacatctcctacgcaggatgtgctgcacaggttttctttttactatTCCTCTTTGGTGCAGAGTATTTCCTTCTCACCAtgatgtcctatgaccgctacgttgccatctgcaagcccctgcactacgggaccctgctgggcagcagagcttgtgccaccatggcagcagctgcctggggcactgggctccTTAATTCCCTGttgcacactgccaatacattttccctgcctctgtgccaaggcaatgctgtggatcagttcttctgtgaaatcccccacatcctcaagctcaCCTGCTCAGAATACTATCTCAGGGAAGTTGGGCTTAATGTAATAAGTGCCCTTGTCTTATTTGggtgctttgctttcattctcttctcctatgtgcagatcttcagggccgtgctgaggatgccctctgagcagggacggcacaaagccttctccacgtgcctccctcaccttgCTGTGCTCTCCCTGTTTCTTAGCACTGTTGTGTTTGCATACCTGAagcccttctccatttcctcctcATTCCTGGACGTGGTGGTAGCATTTCTATACTCAGTGGTTCCCCCAACACTGAACC encodes the following:
- the LOC100858379 gene encoding olfactory receptor 14I1-like, whose amino-acid sequence is MPNSSSISEFLLLALADTRQLQLLHFWLLLGIYLAALLGNGLISTAVACDHRLHTPMYFFLLNLALLDLGCISTTLPKAMANALWNTRHISYAGCAAQVFFLLFLFGAEYFLLTMMSYDRYVAICKPL